In Rhodospirillales bacterium, a single window of DNA contains:
- the sppA gene encoding signal peptide peptidase SppA, translating to MAQDAEALIERQRLCRRLMLWRLLFVGALALAAIVAFAKIGDDEPTGAYVAVLDVNGVIETDRDRDDALDRIARDDNAKALLLRINSSGGTFVGGENLYLNLVRVADAKPVVVVMEDVATSAGYMIAMASERIFVRQGTITGSIGVIFPTTEVVDFFDILGISFENIKSDPLKANPSPLERTLPEAREWTQIMVDEMQAVFVSIVDEGRPDLDHAAVVALADGRVFSGVRAVENGLVDEFGGDREARDWLAAEHDIATDLPLRDVEIEDDLPWYAEVLWETGKSVLPEPLILDGMLALWHPEL from the coding sequence GCCGCCGTCTCATGCTCTGGCGATTGCTGTTTGTCGGTGCTCTGGCGCTGGCCGCGATTGTCGCCTTCGCCAAGATCGGCGATGACGAACCGACAGGGGCCTACGTCGCGGTGCTCGACGTCAACGGCGTCATCGAAACCGACCGCGACCGTGACGATGCGCTCGACCGCATCGCACGTGACGACAATGCCAAGGCGCTGCTGCTGCGCATCAACAGCTCCGGTGGCACCTTTGTCGGTGGCGAGAATCTCTATCTGAACCTTGTCCGCGTCGCCGATGCCAAGCCGGTCGTCGTGGTGATGGAGGATGTCGCGACATCGGCCGGCTATATGATCGCCATGGCCAGCGAGCGGATCTTTGTACGTCAGGGCACCATCACCGGCTCGATCGGTGTGATCTTCCCGACGACAGAGGTAGTCGACTTCTTCGACATCCTCGGCATAAGCTTCGAAAACATCAAAAGCGACCCGCTCAAGGCCAATCCGTCGCCGCTCGAGCGCACGCTGCCCGAGGCGCGCGAGTGGACACAGATCATGGTCGACGAGATGCAGGCCGTCTTCGTCTCGATCGTCGACGAAGGGCGGCCCGATCTCGATCATGCGGCCGTGGTGGCGCTGGCCGATGGTCGGGTCTTCTCCGGCGTGCGGGCTGTCGAGAACGGACTTGTCGACGAATTCGGCGGCGATCGCGAAGCACGTGACTGGCTTGCGGCTGAGCACGACATCGCCACAGATCTTCCCTTGCGCGATGTCGAGATTGAGGATGATCTCCCCTGGTATGCCGAAGTCCTGTGGGAAACCGGGAAAAGCGTTCTACCAGAACCACTTATACTTGACGGCATGCTGGCCCTCTGGCACCCTGAACTTTAG